A portion of the Lysinibacillus timonensis genome contains these proteins:
- a CDS encoding biotin transporter BioY, protein MSTVQRTIPKTSVLNLVYCSMFATLMMIGANITSFAPFFVVGGVPITLQTFFAVLAGLVLGSKNGAIACTVYMLIGLAGAPVFAKFSGGFDSMLSPTFGFILTFIISAYMTGKIVETFQTLKHYMIASLLAMLVIYVAGTNWMYMSYKFWADAPPELSYELVWGWMLVPLPKDIILAIFAAFLAFRLQKILKILPIKTSTKLED, encoded by the coding sequence GTGAGTACTGTACAAAGGACGATACCAAAAACAAGCGTATTAAATTTAGTGTACTGCAGTATGTTTGCTACCTTAATGATGATTGGAGCAAATATTACCTCGTTTGCCCCATTCTTTGTTGTCGGTGGTGTACCAATCACATTACAAACATTTTTTGCTGTGCTAGCGGGACTTGTTTTAGGTAGCAAAAATGGTGCCATTGCATGCACAGTATATATGTTAATCGGCTTAGCAGGTGCACCCGTTTTCGCTAAATTTAGTGGTGGGTTTGATAGTATGTTATCCCCTACATTTGGATTTATTTTAACATTTATTATTTCGGCTTATATGACGGGGAAAATTGTAGAAACGTTCCAAACATTAAAGCACTACATGATAGCATCACTTTTAGCAATGCTGGTCATTTATGTAGCAGGAACGAATTGGATGTATATGTCCTATAAATTTTGGGCTGATGCACCTCCTGAACTTTCCTATGAGCTCGTTTGGGGCTGGATGTTAGTACCTTTACCAAAGGATATTATTTTAGCCATTTTTGCAGCCTTTTTAGCATTCCGACTTCAAAAGATTTTAAAAATTTTACCTATTAAAACATCAACGAAATTGGAGGATTAA
- the brnQ gene encoding branched-chain amino acid transport system II carrier protein → MPRLKTQELIFIIFMLFSMFFGAGNLIFPAFLGNSAGVEMWISLFGFIITAVGLPILGVIAIGKAGSFDTLATRVHPWFALIFPVLIYLSIGPGLAIPRAGTVAYEMSIKPFLPESLSGSPMMLFIYTIIFFVIVLALSLSPSKLVDRFGKLLTPILLILIAIIFVKAIFTPVESYATATDLYATNGFFQGFLDGYLTMDALAALVYGIVVVNTIRAKGIQDNASLSKYMLLAGLGAGILLAVIYSILTYLGASISSIEQLDNGAEVLTLVMNTLFGQAGIVILGALFTVACLCVSISLVISCGEYFSKLLPIFSYKVWAMITALVSFAIANLGLNQILAISVPILGMIYPLAIVLIILGILNRYVHHTIYLVAIIFTAIFSIIETINTTFLSNSLSNTLTLIPLYDQGVGWVLPAILGVIIGAIFGGTKKNSVYERQ, encoded by the coding sequence ATGCCTAGACTTAAAACACAAGAATTAATCTTTATTATTTTTATGTTATTTTCCATGTTCTTTGGAGCTGGAAACCTCATCTTCCCTGCATTTTTAGGTAACTCAGCTGGCGTTGAAATGTGGATATCTCTTTTCGGTTTCATTATTACTGCGGTAGGTTTACCGATTTTAGGGGTTATTGCAATAGGGAAAGCCGGTAGTTTTGATACGCTAGCTACTCGCGTTCACCCATGGTTCGCACTCATTTTCCCGGTATTAATATATCTTTCAATTGGACCGGGCTTAGCGATACCAAGAGCAGGAACAGTTGCCTATGAAATGAGTATTAAACCATTTTTACCGGAGAGTTTATCGGGTAGTCCGATGATGCTGTTCATTTATACCATCATCTTTTTTGTAATTGTTTTAGCCCTTAGCTTATCGCCATCCAAACTGGTGGATCGTTTTGGTAAATTATTAACGCCAATTCTTCTAATCCTTATTGCGATTATTTTTGTGAAAGCAATTTTCACACCGGTAGAGTCATATGCTACTGCTACAGACCTATATGCAACGAATGGTTTCTTTCAAGGATTTTTAGATGGCTATTTAACAATGGATGCTCTGGCTGCGCTTGTTTATGGGATCGTAGTAGTGAATACTATTCGCGCAAAAGGAATTCAAGATAATGCATCATTATCAAAATACATGCTTCTTGCAGGTCTTGGAGCAGGTATTTTACTTGCAGTCATTTATAGTATCCTAACCTACTTAGGTGCTTCCATTTCTTCAATCGAGCAATTAGACAATGGTGCTGAAGTATTAACGCTAGTGATGAATACATTATTCGGACAAGCTGGCATCGTCATTTTAGGAGCATTATTTACAGTTGCTTGTCTTTGTGTATCCATTAGTTTAGTTATTTCATGTGGGGAGTACTTCTCTAAACTATTACCCATCTTCTCGTATAAAGTTTGGGCAATGATTACTGCACTAGTTAGTTTTGCTATTGCTAATTTAGGACTAAATCAAATTTTAGCTATTTCGGTACCGATATTAGGAATGATTTACCCTCTAGCAATTGTGCTAATAATTCTAGGAATATTGAATCGCTATGTTCATCATACAATATACCTAGTTGCCATTATTTTCACAGCTATCTTCAGTATTATCGAAACAATCAATACAACATTCTTAAGCAATTCATTATCTAATACACTGACGTTAATCCCACTTTATGACCAAGGTGTAGGCTGGGTACTACCGGCTATTTTAGGTGTAATAATTGGTGCCATTTTTGGTGGTACAAAAAAGAATTCAGTGTATGAAAGACAATAA
- a CDS encoding ABC transporter permease: MQYVKNEWIKIWSQKNAWIMLVLVLMAVIALLGLNKYFAPDQSTPELRKEANNEWIAEYQAQLNIPGMMEEDIQSIEEEILMAEYRLANDLPSIDAVMFDDVVDPLLTIVLMLVGIFTMVIAASIVSNEFGTGTIKMLLTRPAARWKILLSKLVATLLYGAALFTAGVTVAILGSFILFNTDQAITLSVVNGSVIEQVVETHYVQTILLNAASIFMTILFAFMLGTIFGSSTLAVSLSLGILFMGTTMTMLLSRYEFAKYIWFANDLSQFEPGMMPIIEDLTLTFAIAVNVVYAIIFLAVSFTYFTRRDITA; the protein is encoded by the coding sequence ATGCAATACGTTAAAAATGAATGGATCAAAATTTGGTCACAAAAGAATGCATGGATTATGCTTGTACTTGTTCTTATGGCTGTTATTGCATTACTGGGATTGAATAAGTATTTTGCTCCTGACCAAAGTACACCAGAGCTTCGTAAAGAAGCGAATAACGAATGGATTGCAGAATATCAAGCACAGCTTAACATACCAGGAATGATGGAAGAAGATATCCAGTCTATTGAAGAAGAAATTTTAATGGCCGAATACAGACTGGCAAATGATTTACCTTCTATTGATGCGGTCATGTTCGATGATGTCGTCGATCCTTTATTAACGATTGTTTTAATGCTTGTTGGTATTTTTACAATGGTTATTGCTGCTTCCATTGTTTCCAACGAATTTGGAACAGGGACTATCAAAATGTTATTAACAAGACCAGCAGCACGTTGGAAAATATTATTATCAAAACTTGTGGCTACCCTTTTATATGGTGCGGCACTTTTTACTGCAGGTGTTACAGTTGCAATATTGGGGAGTTTTATCCTATTTAATACAGATCAAGCGATAACGCTATCGGTTGTAAATGGTAGCGTGATAGAACAAGTTGTAGAAACACATTACGTACAGACGATTCTGTTAAATGCTGCTTCGATTTTCATGACTATTTTATTTGCCTTTATGCTTGGTACAATCTTTGGTTCAAGTACATTAGCCGTAAGTTTGAGCCTAGGAATATTATTTATGGGAACGACTATGACGATGCTACTATCAAGATATGAGTTTGCAAAATACATTTGGTTTGCAAATGACCTATCACAATTTGAACCAGGTATGATGCCAATAATAGAAGATTTAACATTAACCTTTGCTATTGCTGTAAATGTTGTGTATGCAATTATTTTCTTAGCAGTAAGCTTTACGTACTTTACACGCCGCGATATAACGGCATAA
- a CDS encoding ABC transporter ATP-binding protein, with amino-acid sequence MTTPIVQIKNLNKTIKGKQIIKKLNLDFYPGQITGFLGPNGAGKTTTIRMMTGLMHPTGGEVLINGKSLQKNFEQAISEVGVIVENPEMYKYMSGYKNLQHFARMHNVPKSRIDEVVEQVGLQNRIHEKVKTYSLGMRQRLGLAQAMLHRPKFLILDEPTNGLDPAGIREFRMYLRKIAEEDNVAIVVSSHMLSEIELMVDRIAVIQNGEIIDIRELKVEAVSEYYVEVEQKDQFASFAKEKAKPQNGGFVVTISKEDVPTFVRKLVDAGIDLYTIQPNTKRLEDQFIEMTGGGAIDAIR; translated from the coding sequence ATGACAACGCCGATTGTGCAAATAAAAAATCTAAACAAAACTATTAAAGGAAAACAAATTATAAAGAAACTCAATTTAGACTTTTATCCAGGCCAAATCACAGGTTTTTTAGGACCAAATGGTGCAGGTAAAACAACGACGATTCGTATGATGACGGGGCTTATGCATCCAACAGGTGGCGAAGTGTTGATTAATGGGAAATCACTTCAAAAAAACTTCGAGCAAGCAATAAGCGAAGTGGGCGTTATTGTGGAAAATCCGGAAATGTATAAATATATGAGCGGCTATAAAAACTTGCAGCACTTTGCACGCATGCATAATGTCCCGAAATCTCGTATTGATGAAGTAGTGGAGCAAGTAGGATTGCAAAATCGAATTCATGAAAAAGTTAAAACCTATTCCCTTGGGATGCGCCAAAGATTAGGTCTTGCTCAGGCAATGCTTCATCGCCCAAAATTTCTAATTTTAGATGAGCCAACAAATGGACTCGATCCTGCTGGAATACGTGAGTTTCGTATGTATTTGCGCAAAATTGCCGAAGAGGATAATGTAGCAATTGTTGTATCTAGCCATATGTTATCTGAAATTGAACTAATGGTGGATCGTATTGCGGTTATTCAAAACGGTGAAATTATTGATATTCGTGAGTTAAAGGTAGAGGCAGTCAGTGAATATTACGTTGAGGTTGAGCAAAAGGATCAATTTGCATCTTTTGCTAAAGAGAAAGCAAAGCCACAAAATGGTGGATTTGTAGTGACCATTTCAAAAGAGGACGTTCCCACTTTTGTCCGCAAGCTTGTGGATGCAGGAATTGACCTATATACAATTCAACCAAATACAAAACGTTTAGAAGACCAATTTATTGAAATGACTGGTGGAGGTGCGATTGATGCAATACGTTAA
- the bioB gene encoding biotin synthase BioB — protein MWTQLAKDVINGKELTDHEAIAILTSDDDELLPLLNGAFQIRKHYYGKKVKLNMILNAKSGYCPEDCGYCSQSSRSSAPIEKYPFITKEEILEGAKRAFENKIGTYCIVASGRGPTRKDVNVVSEAVTEIKEKYGLKVCACLGLLKEEQAEQLKQAGVDRYNHNVNTSERHHRYITTTHTYEDRINTIDIVKKHGLSPCSGAIIGMKETKEDVIHIARALRELDADSIPINFLNAIDGTKLEGTKELNPRYCLKVLALFRYMNPTKEIRVAGGREINLGTLQPLALYAANSIFVGDYLTTAGQEENMDYRMLEDLGFEIELTKKQEELCRA, from the coding sequence ATGTGGACTCAGCTCGCTAAAGATGTCATCAATGGAAAAGAGTTAACTGATCATGAAGCAATTGCTATTTTAACTAGTGATGACGATGAATTACTTCCGTTACTCAATGGCGCTTTTCAAATTCGAAAGCACTATTATGGTAAAAAAGTAAAATTAAATATGATACTGAATGCAAAAAGTGGTTACTGTCCTGAAGATTGTGGTTATTGTTCCCAGTCATCTAGGTCGTCAGCTCCAATCGAAAAATATCCTTTCATTACAAAAGAGGAAATTTTAGAGGGTGCTAAACGAGCTTTTGAAAACAAAATTGGCACTTATTGTATCGTAGCTAGTGGACGCGGACCGACACGCAAAGATGTCAATGTAGTAAGTGAAGCTGTTACCGAAATTAAAGAAAAATACGGTTTAAAAGTTTGCGCTTGTCTAGGATTGCTGAAGGAAGAGCAAGCCGAACAGTTAAAACAAGCTGGTGTCGATCGATATAATCATAATGTCAATACATCAGAGCGTCATCATCGCTATATAACAACTACTCACACATACGAAGACCGCATCAATACAATCGATATAGTAAAGAAACATGGCCTGTCCCCTTGTTCCGGAGCTATCATCGGTATGAAAGAAACGAAAGAGGATGTAATTCATATTGCTCGTGCATTAAGAGAGCTTGATGCAGACTCAATTCCCATTAACTTCCTTAACGCCATTGATGGGACAAAGCTTGAAGGAACGAAGGAGTTAAATCCAAGATATTGCTTAAAAGTTCTTGCTCTGTTCCGTTATATGAATCCAACAAAGGAAATTCGAGTCGCTGGTGGCCGCGAAATAAATTTAGGTACATTACAGCCCCTTGCCTTATACGCTGCTAATAGCATCTTTGTTGGTGATTATCTAACTACTGCTGGGCAAGAAGAAAACATGGATTATCGAATGCTCGAAGATCTTGGTTTTGAAATTGAACTGACTAAGAAACAAGAAGAGCTATGTAGGGCTTAA
- a CDS encoding GntR family transcriptional regulator translates to MTMDFAKDRPIYLQLVETICGDVIKGKLKPGDKLPSVREYALESGVNVNTVQRVYKELETMELTETKRGQGTFITTDDAIIHTVREQMKEQVAIQFVSSIESFGFTVDEIIEVLKKKKGDS, encoded by the coding sequence ATGACGATGGACTTTGCAAAAGATCGCCCAATCTACTTACAGCTTGTTGAAACAATATGTGGCGATGTCATCAAAGGCAAGTTGAAACCAGGGGATAAGTTGCCCTCTGTCCGCGAGTATGCTTTAGAGTCAGGTGTCAATGTCAATACGGTGCAACGAGTATATAAGGAGTTGGAAACGATGGAATTAACGGAAACGAAACGTGGGCAAGGGACATTTATTACAACTGACGATGCAATCATTCACACGGTTCGCGAGCAAATGAAAGAGCAAGTAGCAATACAGTTTGTCTCTTCCATTGAATCTTTTGGCTTTACAGTAGATGAAATTATTGAAGTGCTGAAAAAGAAGAAAGGGGACAGCTAG
- a CDS encoding ABC transporter ATP-binding protein produces MNVQQLSFQYKRKTVLEQLTFSIPQGQIVGLIGENGSGKSTLLKLMAGILTPTSGRLELNGEKVTRRHTNKIAYLPDIDLFYEKLTGEEVFKFYESQFEDFSSEKAREVASFLQVPTTVKLGNISKGNRGRIKLATFLGRNVELYLMDEPFAGLDPLARESLLKAIIKFIDTENSAIVLSTHEVNEVEPILDEVMLLKDGHLCAMEVVEDIRHERGEDTVNWMKNLYEKRVR; encoded by the coding sequence ATGAATGTACAACAACTGTCATTCCAATATAAACGCAAAACGGTTTTAGAACAGTTAACATTTTCGATTCCTCAAGGACAAATTGTCGGTTTAATTGGAGAGAATGGTAGCGGAAAATCAACTCTTTTAAAACTGATGGCGGGTATATTAACGCCAACGTCGGGGAGACTCGAGCTAAACGGAGAAAAGGTAACAAGGCGCCACACAAATAAAATAGCATACTTACCTGATATCGACTTGTTTTATGAAAAACTAACGGGTGAAGAAGTATTCAAATTTTATGAAAGTCAGTTTGAAGATTTTTCGAGCGAAAAGGCAAGAGAGGTAGCTTCGTTTTTACAAGTGCCGACAACTGTAAAGCTTGGGAATATATCAAAGGGAAATCGTGGTCGGATAAAATTAGCTACATTTCTAGGACGGAATGTCGAACTGTATTTAATGGATGAGCCGTTTGCGGGCCTTGATCCACTGGCACGTGAAAGCTTACTAAAAGCGATAATCAAGTTTATTGATACAGAGAATAGTGCAATTGTGCTGTCAACACATGAAGTGAATGAAGTGGAGCCGATTTTAGATGAAGTAATGTTGTTAAAAGATGGTCATCTTTGTGCGATGGAAGTCGTTGAAGATATTCGCCATGAGCGCGGTGAAGATACAGTGAATTGGATGAAAAATCTATATGAAAAGCGGGTGCGATAA